acagccatggaagcagcagtcaagaaatcaaaggacgcattgcattgggtaattctgctgcaaaggacctctttaaagtgttgaaaagcaaagatgtcactctgaagactaaggtgcagctgacccaagccatggtattttcggtctcctcatatgcatgtgaaagctggacaatgaataaggaagaccaaagaagaattgatgcctttgaattgtggtcttggcgagaaatattcaatataccatggactgccaaaagaacgaacaaacctgtcttggaagaagtccaaccagaatgttccttagaagcaaggatggtaagactgtgtctcacatactttggacatgttgtctggaaggatcagcccctggaaaaggatatcatgcttggcaaagtagagggtcagcaaaaaaagagggagaccctcaaggagatggattgacacagtggctgtaacaatgggctcaagcataacaaggattgcaagatggcacaggaccaggcagagtttctttctgtggtacgtagggttgctgtgagtcagaaccgactcaacggcacctaacaacaacaaacttaaatgaaataacaagaataggcaaacgtatgcagaacaaagtttattagcgaTTACAGGAGGTGGGGGGAAAGGGGAAGTCATTGTttaggaggcactgagtttctgtttatggtgatgggaaattcgGCAATGACtatgggtgatggttgaacaacatgattactgtaattgatatcactaaactaTACAcctgaaaatgttgaattggccaaTATtgcgttatatatatttttacaacaataaaaaaaagaaaaactttaagaCTGAGAAAGTTAAAGATGGTCTTTAGGGGTGTTCATCCGGTCAAACTGGGGAGCCCTGAGTTGGATTGGGGCTCCCTTGATGTCCTATCTCTCCAGAATCGAAGATGGAGGAAGCGGTATAGGAAGAGGAACGCAGCAGAGATCATCTTTCCAGCCTAACAGCGCAGCACTCTTCTCCGCTTATGTTCATTCAGCTGTGCCAGTTGCTATTTCACTGTAGTCGATGAACAAGGAGCATCGAATATCACAGGTGCCGAGCGTTACATGTCTGGCAGAGACTCTGGCTGTCACATGcttccactttcttcttaaaAGGACTGGGTCACTCTTTTCCTTTTGCCCATCcatgacagaaaaaaattaagctggaTTTTCTTAACATGCAGTTATACAGGGGTTTCTTTGTTCAGTCAAGTGGAATAAGATACTTAAACCAGTAACTTCCTGATTTAAGGGTGTGTCATACTAGCACTTCTAGAACACACAAGAAATTGGACACTGTTCCAGAGAGATTCCAAGAATAATCCATATTTCCGGGTCATTCATAGTCTTGTTTCTATATTCTCTGTGTACCCTGATTACATGATTAGGAGAAGGGAGGCTAGTAGGAGGTCAgttctacaggagaaagaagAGACTCCGTTTGGCTCAATGTTATTtcacctccctcctgccccaaGGACATGTTATCCAACGTCTGCAAGGATGGAATTCAGGCTGCTGGCATCTACATGATATGGAATGTCCAGAGGAGGTAAAGACAGCACTGACATAGCCTTAACCTGGCCTGGGATTATCATCTCTAGAAGAAGAGGAGACATAGAGTCCTCTCTAAGCCAACAGTGGTTCAACCCTTCTGGCATTTTTCATGATGCTGAAAGCCTCTCTCTGCACTTCCTTGAAAGCTCTAAAACTCAAGGCTAAATGAAGCAACCCAAACTCCCTTAGCTGCTCTGCTGGTGTGTGGAATGGCAGAATCCTGCTAGGACCACAGAAATGTCATGGTCAAGTCCCTAATGCCTTAGCTTCTCTTGGACCAACTCATAGCAGGGACACAGCACTGAATTCTCAGACCTCTTGGGGTTTGGTACCTCACAGAATTAATTATCTTCAATTTAACAGACCTTGAGATTGGTCCAACCCACAGCTAAGAACAGCAGGACTCTAATTTCAGGGGTACTGATGAAATTACGAGAACACATTTCTCATGGGCTTTGATAAGGCAGACATTAGCATCAAGTTCTGGAAAAGTAGAAAAGGGAGGCTACGTGATTGTTATTAGGCCTCATCTGGTCTTCCTGTGAATGCAGCTTCCAGGGATAATGTATACTGGCATGATCCGGGTCCTGATCTGGAGCCCTTGTTCCTTCATTCTAAGAGTGGACAAAAATAAATGGTTTCTCTAATACTGTGAGACAAAAGAGAAATTGGACAAGATGCAGTGATGGCAATAATCGTCATGCAACACATCCAACGCATGAAGCAATTGCCTTTTTGGTACCTTTAACAGAAGCTCTCGTCACCTCCTTGTCATCCACAGTGGGAGAGATGTATATGAAACAGAGGTCAGCCAGTAGCAGCCTCAGCGAATGGCAAGAACATCCAGGTAGAGACTAGGAGAGGGAGATAACCAGCtccttttcaattctttttctcccCTTTCCCCTTCTACCCATTCCAGCCTATGGTCAGGTAGGAGCCACCTCTCACACAGCCTTTCTGCAAACAGTcctacaacaacaataatgatgcTGTGTTACTTCAGCAGCCAAAAGGGGCACAGCCCCAGGTCCTTAAGATCTTACAGACAATGAGAGCCTTTGTGATATAAGGAGTCAACAGTGGTTTCTCTCCAGGTAATTCCATGATGATTCTTTTCACCAAACTCCCACACTGTACAGaaaacacacatgcactcacacacctacacacatacacaaacacatgaGCATACCCACTCAGGCCCCATACAGAATTAAGGCTTTAATAGAATATAGCATCAACCATACAAGTTTCTTTGCTATTTACGGACTCTCCATAAAACAGAGGCTGCATTATATTGCATTGTCCTCCATTATACACATTCTATGAGCTCATGATTGATTGCTGGGATAAGGTTTCCTtaatcaatttattttttaataagtattACATTCAATTCACATAGGTAAAACTGCAATATGTCCTAAAGGTACACATGAAAACTCTCTCACCCACTCTTACCCCTCTGCCACCCAATTCCTACACCTCTAACAAATAATCACTGTTATTGGTTTCCTGCCTATTCTTTCAGAGATTTTTTAATGAACATATTAACCAGTATAAATGCATGTTATTTTGGGGTATGGGACAAAATGTGTTTCTATTTGGGACAGACAATGGGGATATGTGTTTGAGACGTGACCAGACCTCTTCAGTCCCAACCACCACCTTATTCCCTCTGTTTTTTAGCTTTAACTTTCACTTATTTCCCCTATGGGTGCTTCTCCCCCATCAGTGGGGAATATGGTTTCTCTAAACTCAGTTTCCCTTTTTAAACCTGAACCTAAGTTCCAAGGGCAACCAAGTTGTGTTCACCAAAAATTTTAATCAGCCAACCACAGGAAGTTTATATCTCCTAAAACAGCACTcaagttgttttccttttttaagttgTAGGCTTTGTATTTCATAACAAGCCTGGAAAAATACCCATTGATTCCATGTGAGAAGGAAGTGTTTTGTATTTAAAGGTTTTTATATTTGGGTGAAGTCCTGGGTATTCTTTGGGCAGGAGATGGCCTAAAAATTGGGACTAAAGTATGGTAAAAGGTGAAAGAAGGGAAGAAGTAAAGTCCCTGgtgaggacagagcaaaacttctatagagtttccaaggagcacctggtggattcaaactactgaccttttggttagaagccattgtacttaaccactacaccaccagggtttccaagagggaaGGTAGAAGGGGAATTAGGGCTGAGGCTCCTGATTCTGCTGAGTCAGAGCTCAGCAGGAGATAAACTCAAGGAGGATGCAAATAGGGCTGATAGTCTCCCAGAATATGCTTAACTTCAGGGGGAAAATAAGCATCAGGGAAAACTGATTCTGTGGATTACTTCTGTGGCCccgggggtgtagtggttaaagcaatcaactgctggctgaaaggtcagtggtttgaaacctcCAGTGGTGGCTCCAcggggaagatgtggcagtctgcttctgcagagatttacagccttggaaaccccatgcggtcactataagtcagaatcaactggatggtagtaggtttggttcttttgttttttgtgattCCTGTGGCCAGGAATGACGAGAATTACATTAACTCACAGCAACATGTGACCTGACTCACAAAAAGGTTCATGCCATTCCCTTTGCCTGATACCACCTCTGTccaattttgttttccatttgttgAGGTTTATTTATTCATATACCAGGTACTCACTGAGCACATGTTGCACCAGGCTCAGTGCCAACGCCAGatttcaaaggagaatgagataGGTGTCTTCTCTGCCTAATCTCCATGATGCTGTCAGTAGAATGGAGGACACGGACAAGAAAACAGGCAGTTAAAATGCAGATGACTTCTGCTGTGGTGAGGGGGGTAGTGGGGGTACAGAAGTATGAGGAGGAGCACGAACATGAGTTTGTTGTGAAGGATGGATCAGGGAAGTCTTTCTAGAACTAACATCTGAGATTCGATGTTTGGCAAAGACTAATGAATGGGAGAGGGAAGACCATCCAGGCACGAAAATAACATGGGCCAAAGCCCAGAAGTAAGTTATCGAAAGTGGTTTAATATAACTGGAGAAGAGAGGTCCTTGAGGGATGGGGGAAGATGGGCCTGTCTGTAATAAGTGCCAGTGACAACCCAGGACCACCAGGCCATGTTAAGAAGCTTAGAGCTTTTCCTGAGAGTAATGGGGAGCTCTTGAAGGATTTCTCTGTGGAAAGACCAAATCAGATTTGATATATAAAAAGCTCATTCTTACTATGATAAGGGACTCAGAAGACAGGTGGGCACAAATAGAGGAAGGAAGAACAATTACCTAAATCCAAGTTAGAAATCATGGTCCCCTGATCTATAgtagaatccctggtggtgtagtggttaagtgctatggctgctaaccaacagatcggcagttcaaatccaccaggcactccttggaaactctatggggcagttctactctgtcctatagagtcgcaatgagtcggaatcgactcaacggcagtgggttttttttttttggatttatggTAGTGGCAACTAGGATAGAGAAAAGTGGGTAACTTTGAGCTGTATTGAGAAAGCAAAATTGCCAAAATTTGGTAATTATTTGAATGTGAGAGGGCAGGAAGAAAAAGAGACCAGTGATGATGTTCAGATCTCTGGCCAGATCAACTGTGTAAATGGTAGTGATAATTTCAGTGTTAACATCCTTTTCACCAATTCCAAAACCCCTTTTCCAGTGGCCATGGTTTTTGAAGTATTGGAAAAATATGTGAAAGACTGAGTTAACCTATGAAATCTTAGGTTTATTAATTCAAGATTTCCATGCAAACAGCATAATAGCTAGGCCAACAAGTACCGCAAGATATATGTATTGGATTAAAGCTTACATAATAAGGTGAAAAGCCTCTTCTCCCACTGAAAACAAATCTTTGATTTCCCATGCCACCAAGCACAGACACACGCAAACATTCACGTGAGCTGTATGAAATTGCCGTTTCTGTAGGTTCCAGTCCAATACTGAAAATTTCATGTGATTCATCCTAATGCTAGAAGATCAAGATTGGACTTTTGCATAATTTTCAGAGTTCACAATCCAAGGGTTAGCAACCTTAGACAATTGACCCAACTTTCTGCTTCCAAGGATGGGAAAGGGAAACTGGTCCAGTGTCTCAGCATTTTTTCTCCTGGGGTTCTCCAAGCAGAAGGAGCAGCAGGAAGTCCTCTTTGGGCTGTTCCTGTCCATGTATCTGGTTACTGTGGCAAGCAATCTCCTAATCATTCTGGCTATCATCTCTGATGCTCACCTCCACACCCCAATGTACTTCTTCCTGGCCAACCTCTCCCTTGCTGATGCGTGCTTTGTGTCTACCACAGTCCTCAAGATGCTGGCAAACATATGGACCCAGAGTCAAGTCATCTCGTATGCAGAGTGTCTATCTCAACTATATCTTTTCATGTTATTTGTGATGCTGGAGGTGTTCCTTTTGGCTGTCATGGCTtacgaccgctatgtggccatatgCCACCCACTCCATTACATCATGGTCATGAGCCCTGGGCTCTGTGTCCTTCTAGTCATTGCATCTTGGATCATGAATGCCCTCCACTCCCTGCTACACACACTCCTGATGAACAGCCTGTCCTTCTGTGCAGACCACGAGATCCCACACTTCTTCTGCGACATCAACCCTCTCCTGAGTTTGTCCTGCACAGACTCCTTTATCAATGAGTTGGTGATCTTCACCCTAGGGGGACTGGCAGGCCTAGGTTATATGCTTTGCCTGATTATCTCTTATGCATATATTTTCTCAACCATCCTGAAGATCCCCTCAGCTCAGGGAAAGCAGAAAGCCTTTTCTACCtgcagttctcatctctctgtaGTCTGTCTTTTCTTTGGGTCTTCCTGTTGTGTTTATTTCAGTCCTCCCTCCACCCGCTCAGCACAGAAGGCCACAGCTGCATCAGTGATGTACACCGTGGTTACCCCAATGCTGAATCTCTTTATCTATAGTTTAAGGAACCAAGACATCAAGTCTTCCCTGAGAAAGCTCATTTGGGTTAGGTAAatacattctttttaaaattccctgggtggcaaaaacggtTAATCACTTGActatgaactgaaaggttggcagtttgaacccacccagaggcacctcagaagacagggctggtgatctgcttccaaaaagtcacagccataaaaaaccctgtggagcacagttctgttatgcaatacatggggtctccatgtctGAATCAacctcatggcaactggtttgctagGATTTAGTGGTAGAGATTTGACAACCAACATGGGACTCTCCACCCATTTGCATTCACCATACTAAGCAGAAataggagagggagagaaatagaAGACTTCACTTCCAGTATTTGTGATCTCAACTTGAAATCTTCAGGCCTAAGCTATAGGACTCAATCAGAGCAAACCCATCATCAGGTAATGTAATTAGCTTAAATTCTTACAATTATAATGTTCTAAAATCATAGTCATCCAGACTTATAATATGATAAAGGATGTGCTTGAATACTTTTGAACAACATAAGACAGTTCATGATCAAAATAAGGGAGTGTATGGCTGGGGTGTTGTATGTGGCCAAGAATAAAATCAAGGAAAGACAACACTTGGCCCACGATAGCTGTGATCTTGATGGTCTGTACCTCTACCAACAGTGTTTTTGCCACTGAGGTTCCCCAGGTCTGTGATGGCATCATGCTGAATGACTAGGGACAAAGACTGGGAAGGGTTTGTCGGGGATGGATCTTTAGGTAGACTCACTACAATATTTCACCAAGAGTCCAAGACCCACAGTCTTCTTGCCACCTTAAATTTCACAGGAAAACTTCATTCTTCCCTTTGCAGCAATATTTCCAAGTCTTTTTCATCTTTGTAGTCCCAATGCTTACCACTTGGCATGGTACCTGGCACCAGTTAATGTGTACTGAACCCCACCGGGATGGTTAAAATCATGGAGTTAGGAAAGAATGATTTTTATAGACATTTCATAATATTCAGTTTGAATGACTGAAATCCCCTCTTAATTGATCTCATCTTCTCAGTCTCTCTTTCCCATTGCATCCATTCTTCACACCAGCATCAGATTAATCTTGGTAGAATACAGCATGTCACCACCACTACCATCCCATCAGAAATCTCCAGTGGTTTTATACTGCCtacagaagaaaatttaaacaactAAACGTGTAATCCAAAGACCGCCTTAATCAGTTCATAACTTAATGGTCAATCATTAGCTCACACTATTCCATATTCCCCCAAGACCAACTCAGGCTAATATTTTTATAGCGTATTAGTTATTATTGATGGAAgctaaaaaagaccagaaaatCTAGGTCAGTAAAAGTTGTGGCAAAATCTGTACAATGAGGTACAGCCATACCAATAAATTTctataagaaattaaaataccactgttgttgttaggtgctgctgagtcagttccaactcacagcaaccctacttaaaagagagggaaaggctgtccagtcctgtactgtcctcacaatcatagttatgcttgagcccattgttgcagccactgagtcaatccatctcattgaggaccttcctatctttcactgaccctctaccatgcatgatgtccttctccaattactggtccctcctaagaacatgaccaaagtacgtgaggtaatgtctcaccatcctcacttctaaggaactttctgcctgtacttcttccaagacagatttgctaattcttcttgcagtccgtggtatagtcaatgttccttgccaacacaataattcaaaggcactgaaaatatcACTATGAGGTGCTAATTTTTATTCTTGGCGTCTTTGTTTCCTTTAGGATCTGGCTGCATACTGCTGAATGTGAATTTTTTAATTCTGAGGTGCCAGTATGTCAGAGTCTGGGAGATTTCAGAACTAAAACTAGGCACTCCGTTCTGAAGTTAACTGAGAATTTCCCTTCTGCTCTCCCAATAAACAATTGGCTTGTTAAAGTTTTACCAACTGAAAAACAAAGTTCATTGTCTATTATACCAAATATGTTTctgggaggcaggagggaggatGGAGGTTTGGGAAAGGAAGGGGGGAGGCTCTCATTGAGATGCTCGGTAAGTTAGAGCTGTAAATAAACTTGTCATTTTTAACTATCTCGAAGGAATTTTCCCAGCAGGCTCCTGGATTTTTTCTTCTTCCGTTTTATCTGAATAAGCTagtttttacatttcaaaaggctTAGATGTAAAACTGATCTAATCTCTACTTTTTCCTAACTAACGGTTGATTTTATATCCCAAGACTCCCATTCCGATTAAGCATGACTCAGTTTACATCAGGAAACCTCCATGTCAAGAatctttgtattttaattttagaaatattgcctTAGTTAAATTGCATCAAAAGTGAGGGATTTGTGTTAGATCAGGACATGATGTGAAGAAGGTTTGTAGCTAATTGACCCTGGTaaatctcccccccacccccgcccccacccttcctttttttcctctgcaCCCATCTGATGTGAACTAGTTAGGCCATCTATTAAAATACCTCTTTGTTCTGCCTGCAAAGCAGAACACACGGCAGCAGTCGGCCTGAACATGTATGTGTTCTCTCATGGAATTAAAAttattccttcaataaaatttttgttttaatatatcagAGCGTTGGTCCAGTGACTTCACTAGGACACTGCAGGGACATTAGTCGTGATTTGTGCAGATAACAGCCTCTCCCGTGGAGGTCAATTGTTGATACCCAGCTCGCTTCCTCCCTATTTACCTTACATTAAAACAACACACTGTCTTTTGACAATAAAAGGTAgtaacactggtggtgtagtggttaagagttcagctgctaactgaaaggtctgcacttcgaatccaccgggcgctccttagaaaccctatggggcagttctactctgtcttgataggttcgctatgagtaggGATAGGctggactgcaacaggtttttttgcagcatgGGCTTTAGGGTCAGACTAAACTAGCTCAAATCTTGGATTTGCCACTTACTTGTAAGCAGTGTGTCCTTAGAAAATTACATCACCTTTCAAAGCAAGTGTAATCTACCTCACTGTGTTATCAACAAGTTTAAATATGCTAATGTGTGTACAGCATTTATTGTGATCATTAAATGAGGTCTGAATGTaagcataaaaaaccaaaaccaaacccactgccatcgagtcgattttgactcatagccaccctataggacagagtagaactgccccatacagtttccaaggagcacctgttggattcgaactgccgaccttttggttagcagccgtagcgcttaaccactacgccaccagcgtctCCGAATATAAGCATGCAGAGGGCTAATTCCTAGTATATAGTGTGTTTTCAGTAAATGCTGGTTTTTGTTGTGGTAGTCCTTGTTAAAATGAAAGCCAAGCCGCAGCAGCAAAGTGAATTCACTTTTTTTCAAGAATTGCTGGTAAGGAATTACCTATGGCCTACACTGCAAAACTAGAATGGACCTTGTAAAATCACTCGTTTGGAGGACACCATGGGgtttaatggaaaccctagtggtgtagtggttaagtgctacagctgctgacggAAGGACCGGCGGTTcagattcaccaggcgctccttggaaactctatggggcagttctactctgtcctatagggacgctatcagtcggaatcgactccccgaaaatgggttttggtttttgtggggTTTAATACTGGATCACCTACTTATTGAATTCATATGCCCAGAAGCTTTCAGTCTACCTTTGAAACCATGCTTTCTGTGTATTTAAATTTACAGTAAAAATTCACCTACTTAATTTTACAATACAAAGGTTTACACCATCCTAAAGTCCCTCCTAACTTCTTGACAGGCATGCATCTTTCATTGTTTTAACTAATGTGCACCAGTGTTTTAAGTTCTATGTTTTAAACTTAAATTAGTTGTTACTCTTTCATATGTATATATCGTATGTGAATTTCTATGTACTAAGATTGTTTACGTGTCGGTCATAATTATAGCTTTTGAGGGGTGTCAATATGTCCttatgctacaaaaaaaaaattatgctataGTTTCCTCAAAATGACCCTACTGTTTTGTTTGAGAATTAATCCAaatttttgaatattaaaaatcACTTCCATAAGCATTATATTCCCATGCGATTTATTCTCCTAGCCTACATTTTTAGTAATTAGTATGCCCACCTGTAAttttatttgaaacactggtggcatagctaccagcatcacagctttcggtggaacttccagactaagacagtctagaaaGAAGCATCTggagatcaacttctgaaaaaattggccagtgaaaaccttatgaataccagcagaacactgtctgatatagtgccagaagatgagcctctcaggttagaaggcactcaaaatatgactggaaaagagctgtttcttcaaagtagaactgaccttaatgacatgggtggaggaAAGTTTTGGGgactttcatttgttgatgtggcacaactcagaatgagaagaagcaactgcaaacatccattagtaattaaaggtagaatttacaaagtatgaatctaggaaaattggaactcatcaaaaatgaaatggaacgcaaaaagatcaatatcctaggcattagtgagctgcaaaggacctgtaatggccattttgaatcagacaatgataTGGTCTAAAATGCCTggatgataaattgaagaggaatggcatcacattcatcgtcaaaaacaacatttcaagatctatcctgcagtacaatgctgtcaatgatcaGATAATAGCCATACAACtataaggaagactagttaatacaactattattaaatTTACACACTgatcattaatgccaaagatgaagaaattgaagatttttaccaactcttgcagtctgaaactgatcaaacatgcaatcaagaggaattgaaaattactggtgatgggaatgtaaaagttgggGAAAAACGGGATctatagtttatttttgttttgttttttatggcctCGGTGACAGAAGTGGTgtgggagattgcatgatagaatcttgtaagaccaacaacttcttcattgcaaataccttttttcaacaacatacatggtgactatacatatacatggacctcaccgggTTGAAAACAtaggaataaaatcaactacatctggggaaagagatgatagaaaagctctatattatcagtcagaacaaggccaggggccgacggtggaatggaccatcaattaaTTGCTCGTATACAAGTTTAAGttgcagctgaagaaaattaaaacaggtccatgagaaccaaaatacaaccttgaatacatcccacctgaatttggagacgatcttcagaatagatttgatacatttaacattaatgaccaaagaccagacgtgctgtgggatgatatcaaggacatcatacatgaagaaagtaaaaagccattaaaaagaccaaaacagatgtcagaagagactctgaaacttgctcttgaatgtagagattgaatgagtatggtgaaaggatgcactCCTGACccacactttcctgattttaagttaCACAGCGTCCCCTTTTTGTGTTCAAATTActggctcttggtctatgtacaggttcctcatgagcacacttatatgttctgaaattcccgttctttgcaatgttgtccataatttgttaggattcacacagtcaaatgcctttgcatagacaataaa
The window above is part of the Elephas maximus indicus isolate mEleMax1 chromosome 19, mEleMax1 primary haplotype, whole genome shotgun sequence genome. Proteins encoded here:
- the LOC126062996 gene encoding olfactory receptor 1G1 is translated as MYLVTVASNLLIILAIISDAHLHTPMYFFLANLSLADACFVSTTVLKMLANIWTQSQVISYAECLSQLYLFMLFVMLEVFLLAVMAYDRYVAICHPLHYIMVMSPGLCVLLVIASWIMNALHSLLHTLLMNSLSFCADHEIPHFFCDINPLLSLSCTDSFINELVIFTLGGLAGLGYMLCLIISYAYIFSTILKIPSAQGKQKAFSTCSSHLSVVCLFFGSSCCVYFSPPSTRSAQKATAASVMYTVVTPMLNLFIYSLRNQDIKSSLRKLIWVR